TAATTGCCGTGATCATAAGTTTTCCTGCCATGGTTTTTGGATAAACCTTCTTTGCGAGAGACCtggttgtcatcatcatcatcatcatcatcattcagtgTCACTAACCATAACGCTGATTATTATCTCTGATTTATCTATCTATGTGCTAGGAAACTTCCAAGAGCTTAACATTAACAATTTGGACTTACTTTCCACATCGACagaattgaagaagaagaagaaaaagaaaaagtagatgAAGAAGCTTTGCATTTACCTTCTAATTTCTCCAGTTTCGCCGAGATAtctggaaagagaaaaataaattctttagaaGATGCTTCAGTCATCAGGCTGACTGCAACTCATTAAACATGAAAGCTAGATAGAAAATCTCTTTCGTCTGATTACGCAAGCATTTCTGTGTATATTCCGACAGATTCTGATTATCCTAATGCTTGGCACTTATCCCTACTTGACTTCTAATACTGAAGACACCCTCTCCAGGAAATGATTTGCTTTCTTTCTCACTTATTTGCAAATGCACACAAATGCACAAAGGTATTAGCTATGAATAAACCCCTCACATTCATACCTCAAAAAGGAATGACAAACAAAGCGAAATTATTGGCTTTAGATGGTCTAGCAATGCCTAAGTCTAAGAGAATGTGCTGTTGTTGTCTATACTAATGTCTTTATATTACCTTGCCTGAATACGCAGTGAATAAATGCACTTACTTTGCAAGGAGTCCTGCGTGTTATTCACTGCacctgaaagaaaaaaaggcagaaaCTTGTAAAGTTCAAATTCTGTCCAGAATTCTAAATGGTGATTCATTTGGAAGCAAAGTTACTGCATGGTATTCATCATTTTCGAATGATTTGACAATAAATTgtcatgaaaaaaagagaaatattattattcggGTTACAAGCCCTGCAAAAAGAAATTTGTTTTGCTGTCACTGACTCCAATAGAAAGATGAATGATGAGATCAGCTATGTCACTGTCAATTCGTGATCCTGTTTACAAACTGAAATAATGCAAGTCAGGAACAGATTGTTTTTTACTTACTGTGCAGATTGTTCTCCATAGAGCCCAGCATCTTCTGCAtttctgaaaatagaaagaaaagttTCAAAAACACCAGTTTCATTGATGGAAACCACAACATATATGCGCAAATGTCAGTGATTTTGTTTCCAGCATCGATTCTCTCAAAGATGAAGATTTACACTGGATGACTGTACGGGTGGACAATGCTAGAAAAGGACATTCAACTCGGAAGACGAAATTGAAAGGGACCAGATGGACTTTGCTCATGCAACTGATTCTCTCTTGAAGACTAGACATTCCTTTCAAGGTTATGGCGATGGAGAGAAGTTTGTGTTCCCCAGCAGATCTTTGAACCAAGAGTCTTAAACATACAAAAGAAAGATGTAGGTGGCATCCTTTTAAACTTTATGAGGGCTCTGTTTTCATTGGCTCCAAAAAGTCgaagaaataacaaataaataaacgatcCCCGATTCATTCactatttctatttctctttttatcagtttatatatagagagaacaaGTGGCAGTTCCGTTTTGTGCTTGATCGACGAAtgtcttctatctatctatatatccgtctctctatctatctctatctatctgtctatccctctatctatctatctatctatctatctatctatctatctatatatctatctatctatatatacatatatatatatatatatatatatatatatgtatatatatacatatgtcatgtaaacaatgtaaataaattcttctgttaaaatggGATATGTATGAAgtaaaaaaggcccattaaaataatgttctaaatctaaggactatatttcggaggACTTTCTtgcacccttatcaagcagtaaatgacagaaggagtttcattaacACAAAATGTATAGCAGGAGATATGAtgtccttaggtgatgcctgaggACGCCGCTGATCCATCATAGTTTCTATttattgtcttaatctgcttcatcgttgccttaagaatGATGTTATCTATTTGGTAGCAGTCACAAGCTCCACTGGAAaggttaatcctattatcttgCCATTTTcttagtgaagattccaccatttgacattcgtatacatatatatacacacacacacacacacacacacacacacacacacacacacacacacatatatatatatatatatatatatatatatatatatatatatatatatatatattcataaatacataaggAATGAAACAAAGTGGAATATATTGGCTTTAGAGTGTCTAGCCATGCCTAAGAgtatgtgttgttgttgtttatgctaATATCTTGACATTACCTTACCAGAATATGCGCTGAGTCAATGCACTTACTTTGCAAGGAGTCCTGGTTGCTGTTCACAGCAcctggagagaaagaaaaacaccaaaaatgtctCTTATGAAACTTCGATTCATCACCAAAAGTCTCTTATAAACTTCGATTCTATCACCAGTCCTAAATGTTGTCATTCTAGTCTCTAAAGGAATCTGTGACAAGGAAGAACTTGggatttatcatgatttttttttggtcGTTATTCTCAAAATTcactcaaaaaaataaaacagactcAGTTTTGCTTAGTTGTaggataaaaaaaggagaaaaggaaaaaaacctgATGGAGTTGAGAATACCTTTCATGTGCTCCAGTTCATGATGAAATTCTGGAAAGAGAAATTGTCTTCTTAATGAAAGGGAAATCGTCTTCTTTAACATGGCGATCATCAGAGGACACtgcattcaaagaaaaaaatgtcaaagttGACTTTCTATGTGCCTCTCCTCCTCAGGAATTCCTTTTTAGATAAGATCTGGCCTAAGAAGCTCAAGCTGACAGATCAAAAACTGATTTTAATTTAACTTACTCTTTAGTGAAAacacaaaattggaaaaaattacaTAGACATTACCTTGAAGGTTAATTTCGACGTGCTGAAGTTTCTCCTGCATTTCTGGAAATAGAAAGGATTGATTGTTTGGGGATCATTCGTCTTTCTTCCTTTATAAAACACAAGGCTCCTCACTTTCATAACAACAACTCCCTGACTCATTCTATGAGGCAGAGAGACTCATGAAGTATAAGAATTTTTCATGTAGCAGAACATTAACAGTTggaagtaaaatatataagaattaccTTGAAGTTTGCCTTTAATATGTCCCTGGTTCTCCTGCATTTCTGGAAAAATCAGTCATTGTTTGAGATCATTAGTTTTTTTCTCCTAAAACATTAGTGTCACATTCACAGTAACTTGACTCATTCTATGAGGAAGAGAGACTCATGAAGTATAGGAGTTTGTCATATAGCAGAACATCAACATTTGGAAGCAGAATATTATAAAAGAATTACCTTGAAGTTTGCCTTCGACCTGTTCCTGTTTCTCCTGCATTCCTGGAAAGATAAGTCATTGCTTTAAAAAAGCTGGTCTTtatcttaaaagagagagagagagagagagagagagagagagaagagagagagagagagagagagagagagagagagatatgcaggAGAGTACACAAAGCTTATTCTGCATTCATTATAGATTTCTAGTGAGGAACAGATCATACGGAGTCAGGGCTGACTCCAGCTTTTCTCTTCACCTGCAGTTCACTTGTGTAAGGGACGAGGGGAAACTACCCACCACTGAAGAAAACAGCAAACAGAAAAGGTATAGAAATTGAAATCAATTAAAACTTCAACAGAAAGCAAAGGTAGTAAGCGTGCTTGACAAatataccaacttcttttaaaGTAGCAGAAACCAGCAAAACAAAAACTGCCATGAAGACCAGTTCATGGCTTGACACTGCAAGGAACAACAGAAGGCTCCTGGTACTGGGACGTGAGGCAATGTGACAGTGCAACAGACCGTGAATGTGGAAGTTCTGCAGAGCGAGTAGCTCTCACACACTGGCGCTTTGGGTGAAGGGACCGAGTGAGCTTTAGATGAAGTTCCCTGTGGAAAATGAAACTGCATCTTCCAGTAATCTTTGTACATGCTGAAGATCTTGACAGGCTTCAGACACTAAGACAGGAAAACTATTACAACAGCAGGAGAGATGAAGATCTGATACAGATGCCACTGATAATGTCATCTCTGTAGGTGTAGAAAACCTAACAAATAACGTTAAGTTTTATGGCTGCAGACGCCATGACACGAAGGAGAAGAGATATAGGCAGTAGCAGAAAAGAAAGACCTGAAGTAACCTAATTAATAGGAGAGCAAAGAGAGACTTTCTGGTCAAACCTTTCAGTGAAGTTATAAGTGGAAATGAAATACACTGTTTCAGATACCTCCCAAAGGTAGACCATATAGCACTTTGCTTGGAaggtaaaaaatatttatcatttgttATGTGAGAGATAAAATTCAATaatctaaaaagaaaatgacGGTAATAGCCGCATTGCTGTAATGTCAGCTGAACATGAATGTATTCTTTACCTGAAAGCTTTGCTAGGATGTCGTTCTGCTTCTGCTGAAGGTCTCCATATCCTgaaaggagagcagagagagactaTTTGGTCAAACCTTTAAGTGAAGTTGTAAGTGAAATTGAAATACACTGTTTCAGATACCTCCAAAAGGTAGACCAGATACTACTTTGCTTGGAAGGTAAGAAATATTTATCAACTGTTACCTGAGAGGAAAAATTCTATCATCTCCAAACAAATTTGATGGTAATAGCACCATTGCTGCTATGTCACCTGAACATGAATGCTTTCTTTACCTGAGAGCTTCTCCAGTATGTCGTTCTGATTCTGCTGAAGGTCTCCATATactgaaaggagagaagaaagagaccATCTGGTCAAACCTTTCAGTGAAGTTGTAAGTGAAAGGAAATACACTGTTTCAGATACTTCCAAAAGGAAGACCAGATACTACTTTGATTGGAAGGtaagaaatatttatcaaatgttACTTGAGAGGTAAAATTCAATAATGCATAATCTGCAAATGACAATAATTGGTGTTACTGCTCTGTCAACTGGAAAGTGAACTGATCCTTACCCTTGAGTACTTCCAGTGTCTCATTTTGCTTCTGCTTAAAGGCTGCCATTTctggaaagaaaatggaaatgacttGGCTTCATTCCAGTGACTTGATTTAAAATGAGAAGTCCTTATTCACATAGACAAAGTCTCAAGTGTCATTCATCTGCAAGGCTAGCAGCTTCTGTACAAGGGATTTCTCCATACATATGTGATCACAAGggaaaacaaattaataagtaaacaaTTAGAGAGATTTTGTAACtgataaatacacatatacacataatcaTCAACACATGTCAGCAAAACAAAGACAATGTTGCCTGTTGCTTCAAAGCATAATTACAGATCCTATGAAACTGAGGGACAATCAGCATCAACAAGATTAAAGTGAATATCGTCCACAGTGTGAGAGCACTTGAGGACTCCTGTTACAAGGAAAATCACGTGCAGTAAGACGGGCTCATCAAATAGGGTTGAGTTTTCCTAGAGCTCAGTCTATCTGTCTGACAAAACCACTCCCAAGCCCTTCCCCACAGGCTGGAACATCTGTGATCACTCAGTTCAGGTCCTTGGCAAGAAATAAGACTGAGACGTTTCTTCTTCAGAAATGGACACTATAATACTAGGGCTGACCTGCTATGATTAGTATGAAACCtccagaaataacaaaagctgcATTGGTGACAGTCTGCTTGTTTCAAGCACATTTTCTCCTGGAGGTCGTTAAATATGAAGTCACCTGCACTAGAGtaacagaaaacttaaaataatgaGTTGGAAGAGAATTTcttgatatataaaattaaaataattgacataatcACCGATGAATATAAGAACAGTGCACCAAGATGAGAGCTTATGGCAAGGAGAAACTTCAAGATTACCAAAAAGTAGTTTAGAAAAATGCCTGCAGCCAAGCAAGCCACAGGGTAGACCCAGAATACCAAGCGGGGCAAAACCAGCCTTCAAGCAGTactactccctccctccctccctcccacatcAACTGGGGAAGGGAAGACAGTGATGATGGAAGAGCAGAGAGGGAGAATAAAGAAGACCAAGTCCAGAGGAAAGCGCTGTTCTTGCAGTCACCCAGATGACACTCATCCTCCAATTTGCCTTTCTGACAAATCCtctgacaaaaaaaggaaaaaagcatcAGAGGGAAGCAGACTTGAATGATTTTCCCTCAAACAAGAAAAGACAACAACACAAAGGTTCTTTgtacaataaaatacaaagaacaaTGATTTGAAAATCATCTGGTTGAGGGTGACTATAGAATTGGTTAAAAGAGTTTTATGATTTCCATTTCTgtaacaatcagagattgtaaaAAAGTTAACAGTGGATGAATCTCTACATTACCTTTCAATGTGGCATTCTTATGCAGCTCAAAATTCTTCATGAGAACATCTATCCTATCCTGACAGTGGGTGAAATGTACCCATGTCAGGATGTAAAAGAAAGCAATGGTTGCTAGCTGCTTCATTGCTCAGACTGGCTTTCCCTCGCAGCCCTGGGTCTTTATATACCCAGTTCTCAAGAGGACGCATCAACCAGACAGTGACTCAGTCCACTATTCAAGGACGTCGTCTCTCTGGCTTCAGGCCGGAGTTCAGGTGGATGACTCAGAGGCTGGGAATGTGTGTAGATACACAGTCGCCGGTTGCGTCCTCAAGGCCAGATGATTAATTAAGAAGAGCTTTGTAAACAAGCACTCGACGGGGGCGTGATAGGAGGACTTCCCGAGTGCCACTTGTGAGGCAGCTGCTTCGTTGCTCCTCGATTTTGAGggataaaggaaaatgaagagagatGCATTTTATTGTACAGAAATGGCGATGCCATCATAAGAGGGAAAGCAGAGATGATAATAAAGTTGCTGAGGATATTTTAAGTGTCTAAAGGAAATGCTTTCTTTCACATACCAAGTTTTGAGAAATTTTTCGTAGATTTCTCACCCTCTCAtatgttgacagagagagagagagagagagagagagagagccaatgaaGAACCACATTGTAATAAACTTGGAAATTCAAACATCCCAAAGATGAAACCAAGGAGAGTTGGCCAGTGTTTAAGGGCCATACCTcacattctatctctctctcttctctctctctctctctctctctctcttcttgttaaataaaagccatagttggcagtggtgtggaaaaagaaaccagatATATAagtcctgagtaagctagcgagaaaaactgccgtcttttagttatttttacggaactccaagattcacaaggaggggtgtcctttaaggcccattgtcgctagctgcaacaatcctcagtcggatctgtcatcatggttagcggatgttttggggaaattaatagggacaatttcgaaatctcacattaagcacagtatggattttatggatcaaattaaggaaaagaattatataggtactatgtacagtctagatatagtttctttattcacgaatgtaccactgagtttcgtgctcgacaacttgaagaaattagcctcagataatattttcaaaccacctatgcacatagataaattttgtcatttgattaacatttgcgttgaatctacaatttttgagtttaatggttcgttctatcaacaaatatccggggtctcgatgggctcacctctctccccatATTGGCTAACTtagtatggaatttttcgaaaaggtttacgttgacacactaccggaagaaacatcaagcatgaaatttgggttaggtatgtagatgatgtttttattgtttatagacacggcgaggaagcctttcataggtttttagagttgctaatGGGTTCTTGcccttctattaaatttacagtggaaagggaaatggaaaataggcttccctttctagatatggtagttcatagagacacagtgagtagtgactttaaattcagcgtgtataggaagaacacccacacaaacacctatattcattacttttcatatcatgaaccgaaagtaaagcacaacgttttaaccaatttgtttttcgagcataccgaatatggtgatccccagttcattgacgctgaaataaatttcttggtagatagtttttttactaaactgtgttacccaaagtttttatactacagtctctatctaaagctagatcgatgttttacgcgcTCATGATatactgaaaaggcagattttaaggcatctcttgcccTTCTTATAatgagaacttaataaattttctaggcagcttaaagcaAAAAAGAACGGCggttcaacgtagtttttcagtacaacagtacaattcaagaagaaactcattaaaaataacccgggtaatagagagaatgtaggagtatatgtaatacctttgtggtgattgcaatgaatgttacgtgggagaaagcggacgttccattgataagagaagggaagaacacgtttgctgcttgcagaaggggaagttcatacagtgcaattgcgcaacatcatgggaaaaaaaccacgcaataaattttaaaggtacaaaggttgtttttgcatgtaacgaccggactttgagacgaatagtagaaggggcgttaattttcattaacgagacctttgcaggaaatactgggcattacagaaaatacagctatttgtgaagagatatgtaggaaagggaaaatttcaaactttagaaatatatgtgccaataacgatgctgcttcctctcctgtttactccactcaggtcatttctcaacaaaccacccaactaccatagaacaagcagttgacaatagaaacattccccccacgaagatcaagacgaattctggaaagaacgagggctcaaccgcctgatcattcataatatgaactagcttgttacctgaccgttgttttttcaaatgcttgtgctcttacttgttagttccttgaggtgacatatcagaCTTAGTGAGcaaagaccacagttgatggtcgaaagctttaatcctatacaagaaatatatatttctaactacaagaggaatttacttcattgtggattgtattcccctttacttagaggtacgacaatagtacctggcttctgcataatatatatatatatatatatataatatatatatatatatatatatatatatatatatatatatatatgtatatatatatatatatattatatatatatatatatatatatatatatatgcatgtaacatatgtatgaatagatagatagatagatataggtttGAATGTACATAACAATGCATGTGTGCGCACTCGTGATGCCACTACCCGCTGATAAGGGCATGAGTGTCTCAGGGTCACTATCACTAACAGACGTGCCCCCACCCCCCCGGGTACCCTCGTAATCAATTGACGTCATGGGATGAATGACGTCATCACCTTCTTCACGATAGTTCTTGGAAGTGGATGATATCAAATGCGTCGCTTATGTCATGATGACTCAAGCAATGGCGGTTTGCtttttcctctcactctctctctctctctctctctctctctctctctctctctctctctctcttctctctctcatttctatagGGAATCCGCCTCAGTTATTTGtcgagttttatataaaaaaaaactgtagtctatttaattgtattattttgtattcacatttaagagtttttctgttggtatctgataaacagagagagagagagagagagagagagagagagagagagagagagagagagaagataataaGTAGAAACTGCATCTCTACCCACAAAGAGACAGCTGTGTGGAGGAGTTGAAGGcgaaactttatttctttttagttaaACGCCCTAACGGATTGAGGCAGACTCCCCAACACCACCAGtggaagaaaatacagaaaatgatgataaaacagaagaagaagaagaagaagaaatagagaaATACCGTTAGAGATTCGAAGCATCATTTACACAAATAAATACTAAGGCTGTTTATTTCCTTCCCTCTTTCGAAGGCTGAACACAAaagcattattgttattattatttcctgtgaTCAGGTCTGCATCTAAGAGCAACGTCCGTATGAAGAACAgaagacagacaaagagagagagagagagagagagagagagagagagagagagagagagaaagagagagagagagagagagtctcaataTCTCAATAACTGATTTGCATCCCTGTTGATTGTAATGAAATTTGTATCTTTCTTCGAAAAATTGAAGCTTCCTTCTTCAGTCATAAAAGAGAGTTGGAAAGAATCTCTATTTttttgtccttcttcttcttcttcttcttccttcttgttCTGTGCTGCAGCTGCCTCCCaagtctgatctctctctctctctctctctctcctccggtctctcacctctctctctctctctctctctctctctctgtccaccaataataataataatataataataataataataattaataataataataataataataaatcaaccaaacaaaaacttctttcagttttcttctgaagattgaaaaagaaaccacaaattcaatttgtaacttgtttacttctaagtatttacatttagttttactccacactcgagtactttcaggcccttctgtggcccattctcaagagatgtttgggatgttaccctggggtcaaggcccagcagtcttctggaacttctcgttcgTTGGCTGtccatttatgcgatggctgttctggttttcttgagagttgccaatccctctTGTCGcttctgatatcctgagctgatggtcaatgggattcacccttgtggtaagggtgtggtcaccgaaagtctgttgggcaggaaacataatctccaggtcagcagggtcatcttagcttctttaatatcaaagctcggcttatggggaTCGGGTCTTGAGGTTAAAACCTTTGTTTtcccttcaattactttaatctctctgataagtgcaccttctataccctcctgtgactaattttgttgtttttgtatataagccatactgtttttgaaatccatcctatggtcattttcccaacaatgtctagctatagcactcccctgagagtttaagctgtactgcccttcttttgttcttggactctagtccttattcccctacctgattcccccacatatctgtctccacaatattgcaattgattatgtataccccccgCCTACATCATCTGTATACTGTCGTCTCCaaatttccaatttatttttcatactttgtttttcccaaggtattatcaaaggtatatacaaatttatattgacctttctttcatttttgaagtgatttgttcattttaggcataaaagggagggcaactatttttgttctttgttttctttattccatgtactctctacattcgctctgtaaaaaatatttttctagctttggtgagtgccctttttctgaaccattccgggtatgctatgcatcgaagcttttatcgatgtaatttatttcttgctctatatCTTGCAAGGGtccacacgttctcattgccctaaga
This region of Macrobrachium nipponense isolate FS-2020 chromosome 25, ASM1510439v2, whole genome shotgun sequence genomic DNA includes:
- the LOC135199267 gene encoding uncharacterized protein LOC135199267 isoform X1 → MKQLATIAFFYILTWVHFTHCQDRIDVLMKNFELHKNATLKEMAAFKQKQNETLEVLKVYGDLQQNQNDILEKLSGYGDLQQKQNDILAKLSGMQEKQEQVEGKLQEMQENQGHIKGKLQEMQEKLQHVEINLQEFHHELEHMKGAVNSNQDSLQKMQKMLGSMENNLHSAVNNTQDSLQNISAKLEKLEGIHQETKGCLRRENLELFKNISSAGQQELESLLRQEISGVISLLETGGIDECSEGSHNCTDYEACADKLFKYQCSCLPGFARDGSLCEDVDECAQGKDDCSPWQHAGTTSGVTAAPATHLPREMGIPVPALLDLHKRVRIVKVRQIT
- the LOC135199267 gene encoding uncharacterized protein LOC135199267 isoform X4; translated protein: MKQLATIAFFYILTWVHFTHCQDRIDVLMKNFELHKNATLKEMAAFKQKQNETLEVLKVYGDLQQNQNDILEKLSGYGDLQQKQNDILAKLSGMQEKQEQVEGKLQEMQENQGHIKGKLQEMQEKLQHVEINLQEMQKMLGSMENNLHSAVNNTQDSLQNISAKLEKLEGIHQETKGCLRRENLELFKNISSAGQQELESLLRQEISGVISLLETGGIDECSEGSHNCTDYEACADKLFKYQCSCLPGFARDGSLCEDVDECAQGKDDCSPWQHAGTTSGVTAAPATHLPREMGIPVPALLDLHKRVRIVKVRQIT
- the LOC135199267 gene encoding uncharacterized protein LOC135199267 isoform X2; the protein is MKQLATIAFFYILTWVHFTHCQDRIDVLMKNFELHKNATLKEMAAFKQKQNETLEVLKVYGDLQQNQNDILEKLSGYGDLQQKQNDILAKLSGMQEKQEQVEGKLQEMQEKLQHVEINLQEFHHELEHMKGAVNSNQDSLQKMQKMLGSMENNLHSAVNNTQDSLQNISAKLEKLEGIHQETKGCLRRENLELFKNISSAGQQELESLLRQEISGVISLLETGGIDECSEGSHNCTDYEACADKLFKYQCSCLPGFARDGSLCEDVDECAQGKDDCSPWQHAGTTSGVTAAPATHLPREMGIPVPALLDLHKRVRIVKVRQIT
- the LOC135199267 gene encoding uncharacterized protein LOC135199267 isoform X7, which gives rise to MKQLATIAFFYILTWVHFTHCQDRIDVLMKNFELHKNATLKEMAAFKQKQNETLEVLKVYGDLQQNQNDILEKLSGYGDLQQKQNDILAKLSGMQEKQEQVEGKLQEMQEKLQHVEINLQEMQKMLGSMENNLHSAVNNTQDSLQNISAKLEKLEGIHQETKGCLRRENLELFKNISSAGQQELESLLRQEISGVISLLETGGIDECSEGSHNCTDYEACADKLFKYQCSCLPGFARDGSLCEDVDECAQGKDDCSPWQHAGTTSGVTAAPATHLPREMGIPVPALLDLHKRVRIVKVRQIT
- the LOC135199267 gene encoding uncharacterized protein LOC135199267 isoform X8, whose product is MKQLATIAFFYILTWVHFTHCQDRIDVLMKNFELHKNATLKEMAAFKQKQNETLEVLKVYGDLQQNQNDILEKLSGYGDLQQKQNDILAKLSGMQEKQEQVEGKLQEMQEKLQHVEINLQEFHHELEHMKGAVNSNQDSLQNISAKLEKLEGIHQETKGCLRRENLELFKNISSAGQQELESLLRQEISGVISLLETGGIDECSEGSHNCTDYEACADKLFKYQCSCLPGFARDGSLCEDVDECAQGKDDCSPWQHAGTTSGVTAAPATHLPREMGIPVPALLDLHKRVRIVKVRQIT
- the LOC135199267 gene encoding uncharacterized protein LOC135199267 isoform X5; its protein translation is MKQLATIAFFYILTWVHFTHCQDRIDVLMKNFELHKNATLKEMAAFKQKQNETLEVLKVYGDLQQNQNDILEKLSGYGDLQQKQNDILAKLSGMQEKQEQVEGKLQEMQENQGHIKGKLQEMQEKLQHVEINLQEFHHELEHMKGAVNSNQDSLQNISAKLEKLEGIHQETKGCLRRENLELFKNISSAGQQELESLLRQEISGVISLLETGGIDECSEGSHNCTDYEACADKLFKYQCSCLPGFARDGSLCEDVDECAQGKDDCSPWQHAGTTSGVTAAPATHLPREMGIPVPALLDLHKRVRIVKVRQIT
- the LOC135199267 gene encoding uncharacterized protein LOC135199267 isoform X6 — encoded protein: MKQLATIAFFYILTWVHFTHCQDRIDVLMKNFELHKNATLKEMAAFKQKQNETLEVLKGYGDLQQKQNDILAKLSGMQEKQEQVEGKLQEMQEKLQHVEINLQEFHHELEHMKGAVNSNQDSLQKMQKMLGSMENNLHSAVNNTQDSLQNISAKLEKLEGIHQETKGCLRRENLELFKNISSAGQQELESLLRQEISGVISLLETGGIDECSEGSHNCTDYEACADKLFKYQCSCLPGFARDGSLCEDVDECAQGKDDCSPWQHAGTTSGVTAAPATHLPREMGIPVPALLDLHKRVRIVKVRQIT
- the LOC135199267 gene encoding uncharacterized protein LOC135199267 isoform X3; amino-acid sequence: MKQLATIAFFYILTWVHFTHCQDRIDVLMKNFELHKNATLKEMAAFKQKQNETLEVLKGYGDLQQKQNDILAKLSGMQEKQEQVEGKLQEMQENQGHIKGKLQEMQEKLQHVEINLQEFHHELEHMKGAVNSNQDSLQKMQKMLGSMENNLHSAVNNTQDSLQNISAKLEKLEGIHQETKGCLRRENLELFKNISSAGQQELESLLRQEISGVISLLETGGIDECSEGSHNCTDYEACADKLFKYQCSCLPGFARDGSLCEDVDECAQGKDDCSPWQHAGTTSGVTAAPATHLPREMGIPVPALLDLHKRVRIVKVRQIT